The window CCCGAGACGCCGAGGCGCGCGACGGCCGCCGCGATGTCGGCCTTGGCCTCCATCCCGCGGCCGGACCTCAAAGCCGCCGCCAGCGCCTCGAGATCGACCGTGCTGTCCAGGGCGAGGCTCATGCCGCTCTCCGGACGAGCGTCAGGAACCCGGCCTCCGGCGTCGCGAAGGGCGGATAGAAGGCGAGGTCCGCCTCCATCCTGAGATGCGGGCGGCCATGAAGCACGACGGTCTCCAGCGGGCGCCAGCGCAGCCGCTCGAACAGCGGGCCGTTCTGCTCCTGCACATGAGCGAAGAACCGCGTGCAGCCGCGCGCATGGGCCGAGGACACCGCGAGTCGGATGAGCGCCGCGCCCAGAGCGCCGACGCGCCGGTGCCCGGCGTCGACCGCGAGCCGCGAGCCCCACCACACGCCGGGCGCCTTCTCGTGGATGCGGACCGTGCCGACCACGGCGTCGTAGGCGACCGCAAGCGACGACGCCGCGACCAGCGGGATCGCTACCTCGTCGAGCGCGTCGCGGTCGTCGCCCGCGAAGATCTTCTGCTCCTCGCAGAACACCTTTCGGCGCAGGGCCGCCGCGCCGCGCCGCTCCCACTCACCGACCGCCCATTTGATCTGGTAGCCGGTCGGGACGAAGGGGGTCACCGCTTCGAAGAACATGCGCTCTCTCCGCGTTCGTAGGCCGCAAGCGACGAGCACGCCCCGCACTTC is drawn from Methylopila sp. 73B and contains these coding sequences:
- a CDS encoding MSMEG_0567/Sll0786 family nitrogen starvation N-acetyltransferase codes for the protein MFFEAVTPFVPTGYQIKWAVGEWERRGAAALRRKVFCEEQKIFAGDDRDALDEVAIPLVAASSLAVAYDAVVGTVRIHEKAPGVWWGSRLAVDAGHRRVGALGAALIRLAVSSAHARGCTRFFAHVQEQNGPLFERLRWRPLETVVLHGRPHLRMEADLAFYPPFATPEAGFLTLVRRAA